In a genomic window of Microterricola viridarii:
- a CDS encoding SHOCT domain-containing protein: MSLLRTAARASIATRVIGSTHRRQQQRWAAQDAAAAQAAPPAAQPTAPAAPAVGMASVIEQLTQLGQLRDAGVLTDAEFEAQKQRILAA, from the coding sequence ATGAGCCTGTTGCGCACGGCAGCCCGCGCCTCGATCGCCACCCGGGTGATCGGCAGCACACACCGTCGCCAGCAGCAGCGCTGGGCCGCACAGGATGCCGCAGCAGCGCAGGCAGCTCCGCCTGCAGCACAGCCCACGGCACCCGCCGCCCCGGCGGTGGGCATGGCGTCCGTGATCGAGCAGCTGACGCAGCTGGGCCAGCTCCGCGACGCCGGCGTTCTCACGGACGCCGAGTTCGAGGCGCAGAAGCAGCGCATCCTCGCCGCCTAG
- a CDS encoding HdeD family acid-resistance protein — MTAPSVSAPSTAAPAAPAPARGARLALLVGGLAAVGFGIAVLAWPTKAAVALTGLIALYAIIAGIVYVALGIFSKSLGAGGRIGHVLLGVLYVIAGVYAFSSLQQSAAFLALFLTIMVGVMWVIEGFTSLFTLGQSGSKALTVLFAILSVIAGLTLLSSPLWGAVFLWWFLAIALIVLGALNVGRAITGRKG, encoded by the coding sequence ATGACCGCGCCATCCGTTTCTGCTCCATCCACCGCTGCGCCAGCCGCTCCCGCCCCGGCCAGGGGCGCGCGGCTTGCCCTCCTCGTCGGCGGCCTCGCCGCCGTCGGCTTCGGCATCGCGGTGCTCGCGTGGCCGACGAAGGCCGCCGTCGCGCTGACCGGGCTCATCGCCCTCTACGCGATCATCGCGGGAATCGTCTACGTCGCGCTGGGGATCTTCTCGAAGTCCCTCGGGGCGGGCGGCCGGATCGGGCACGTGCTCCTCGGCGTCCTCTATGTCATCGCCGGTGTGTACGCCTTCAGCTCCCTGCAGCAGTCGGCCGCATTCCTCGCCCTCTTCCTCACCATCATGGTTGGCGTCATGTGGGTCATCGAGGGGTTCACGTCGTTGTTCACGCTGGGGCAGTCCGGATCGAAGGCACTCACCGTGCTCTTCGCGATCCTCTCGGTGATCGCCGGTCTCACGCTGCTGAGCAGCCCGCTGTGGGGCGCCGTGTTCCTCTGGTGGTTCCTCGCCATCGCGCTGATCGTGCTCGGCGCGCTCAACGTCGGTCGTGCCATCACCGGACGGAAGGGCTAA
- a CDS encoding Ig-like domain-containing protein, which produces MVTEATITELTADAAADWGTPRTLTASVSPAAATGTVTFSTGAGAIAGCVDRPLTAGVATCETSSFPVTDTMVTASYSGAAAYDESSDTVTVSSTKRSGAIARMTLSGPTEVGVPFTATVQLAAGTDWTGTPIRFTFEGRQCPANSSADGAASCTFTPTLAGSNLFVGADFAGNVHYDIGYRSNTVEVRPGRTDTTASALIGIVGRPVTITATVVTTDPSGGRVDFRKSNGSFLCTSVALTRVDGVWTATCSTSSLALGRTQVFASFFGGENYLDSGDDVIVTVVKAVPVVSVGPATGVIGQSFDVTANITSDTSTAMAGQPLTMSWAGQDCAVTSDAAGDVRCTFDAHHVAESGDVTVSFVGDAGYSAQRGTARVTIGQAASITTVESTGATFGSPATIVATVAPSAATGTVTFTAAGDAVSGCVDVQLTVVGGVGTAECTLSTLPVGTTAITAGYTGNADYLESSADGTIVVSPGVTALAYSGDAVGTVARPLTVSATLSSRSAGGAPLAGRDVSFALDGQSCTAATDAAGHAVCEVTPVKAGDAELEVRYAGDGDYRVATTTAALSIAAAATVTTLDAASRTEFGTPLVLVATVTPSGAGTLSFRSAGAALAGCTDVALTIIDGVGTARCTVDALPVGAHTLEADFAGTPDYLPSAAARPISVIKATPVLRYAGEREGTVGSPLRVAAELSTAAASDQRQHARLAMLVAPSPAHLEARSVTFRLGDATCVARTDATGRAECEITPASAAATELAIGFEGDAGYVEAELLVGLALAPAPQPEPTVVPTAVPTPRPTTAAAAPLATTGVDGGIALAGLLVLLTGLGLALGAQRRRQRAQRAS; this is translated from the coding sequence ATGGTCACGGAGGCCACCATCACGGAGTTGACCGCGGATGCCGCGGCCGACTGGGGCACGCCGAGAACGCTGACGGCGTCGGTGTCACCGGCGGCGGCCACCGGCACGGTGACCTTCTCGACGGGGGCCGGGGCGATCGCCGGATGCGTCGATCGACCCCTCACCGCGGGGGTCGCGACGTGCGAAACGAGCTCGTTCCCGGTCACCGACACGATGGTCACCGCCAGCTACAGCGGCGCCGCCGCCTACGACGAATCGTCGGACACCGTCACGGTGAGCTCCACGAAACGGTCTGGCGCCATCGCGCGCATGACTCTCTCCGGCCCGACGGAGGTCGGCGTGCCGTTCACCGCGACGGTGCAACTCGCTGCGGGCACGGATTGGACCGGAACCCCTATCCGGTTCACATTTGAGGGGCGCCAGTGCCCCGCAAACAGTAGCGCCGACGGCGCGGCCAGCTGCACGTTCACTCCCACGCTGGCCGGCTCGAACCTCTTCGTCGGAGCGGACTTCGCCGGCAACGTGCACTACGACATCGGGTACCGCAGCAACACGGTGGAGGTGCGGCCCGGTCGCACCGACACGACCGCGTCGGCGCTGATCGGCATCGTCGGGCGACCCGTGACGATCACGGCCACGGTTGTCACGACCGACCCGAGCGGAGGCCGGGTTGATTTCCGGAAGTCCAACGGCTCCTTTCTCTGCACTTCCGTGGCCCTGACCCGAGTCGACGGCGTCTGGACGGCGACCTGTTCGACCTCTTCGCTTGCCCTCGGCCGCACGCAGGTGTTTGCCTCCTTCTTCGGTGGCGAGAACTATCTGGACTCGGGCGATGACGTCATCGTGACGGTCGTGAAGGCGGTGCCCGTGGTGAGCGTTGGCCCGGCAACGGGCGTCATCGGCCAGTCCTTCGACGTGACCGCGAACATCACCAGCGACACGAGCACCGCGATGGCTGGCCAGCCGCTGACGATGAGCTGGGCCGGCCAGGACTGCGCCGTGACATCCGATGCGGCCGGCGACGTCCGCTGCACCTTCGATGCGCACCACGTCGCCGAGTCCGGCGACGTGACCGTTTCCTTCGTCGGAGACGCCGGCTACTCAGCGCAGAGAGGCACGGCCCGCGTGACGATCGGCCAGGCCGCGAGCATCACCACGGTGGAGAGCACCGGTGCGACCTTCGGATCCCCGGCGACGATCGTGGCGACGGTGGCGCCCTCGGCCGCGACCGGCACCGTGACCTTCACGGCCGCCGGGGATGCCGTGAGCGGCTGTGTCGATGTGCAGCTCACCGTCGTTGGCGGCGTCGGCACGGCCGAGTGCACGCTGAGTACCCTCCCGGTCGGCACCACGGCCATCACCGCCGGCTACACGGGCAACGCCGACTACCTCGAGTCCAGCGCTGACGGCACCATCGTGGTCAGCCCGGGCGTCACCGCACTGGCATACTCCGGCGACGCCGTCGGAACCGTCGCACGGCCGCTGACGGTGTCGGCGACGCTCAGCAGCCGCAGCGCCGGCGGCGCCCCGCTCGCGGGCCGCGACGTCAGCTTCGCGCTCGACGGGCAGAGCTGCACCGCGGCGACCGATGCCGCCGGCCATGCGGTCTGCGAGGTGACGCCGGTGAAGGCCGGTGACGCCGAGCTCGAGGTGCGCTACGCCGGCGACGGCGACTACCGGGTGGCCACGACGACCGCCGCGCTCAGCATCGCGGCGGCTGCAACCGTCACTACGCTCGACGCCGCATCCCGCACGGAGTTCGGCACCCCGCTGGTGCTTGTCGCGACGGTGACACCGAGCGGCGCGGGCACGCTGAGCTTCCGCAGCGCCGGCGCAGCCCTCGCGGGCTGCACCGACGTGGCGCTGACGATCATCGACGGCGTGGGCACCGCACGGTGCACGGTCGACGCGCTCCCCGTCGGCGCGCACACGCTGGAGGCCGACTTCGCCGGGACCCCGGACTACCTGCCTTCCGCGGCGGCGCGGCCGATCTCCGTCATCAAGGCGACGCCCGTGCTGAGGTACGCGGGCGAGCGGGAGGGAACCGTCGGCTCCCCGCTGCGGGTCGCCGCCGAGCTGAGCACGGCGGCCGCCAGCGACCAGCGACAGCACGCCCGACTGGCGATGCTCGTCGCCCCGTCACCTGCCCACCTCGAAGCGCGGAGCGTCACGTTCCGACTCGGCGACGCGACGTGTGTCGCCCGCACCGATGCCACGGGCCGCGCCGAATGCGAAATCACGCCGGCATCCGCTGCCGCGACCGAGCTCGCCATTGGGTTCGAGGGCGACGCGGGGTACGTCGAGGCAGAGCTACTCGTCGGCCTCGCGCTGGCGCCGGCGCCCCAACCCGAGCCGACGGTCGTGCCGACGGCCGTGCCGACGCCCCGGCCGACAACCGCGGCGGCGGCCCCGCTGGCCACCACCGGCGTCGACGGGGGCATCGCCCTCGCCGGCCTGCTCGTGCTGCTGACGGGGCTCGGCCTGGCACTGGGCGCGCAGCGTCGCAGGCAGCGGGCGCAGCGCGCGTCCTGA